ATTAGACCCATCTGAATTCTGTATGCAACTACGCAAATTATGTATTTGCAAATTATGTAtttgcatacattaaaaaaataggcGGAATTGGTTTGGTTTGCGACATCTGTGGACTGCAAGCATTACTGTATCAGTATGGCTTGCGTAGGGCATGCAGAGCTGGGCAGAGAAAGTTGCAGATGTCCACTATGGCAGGATAGCTCCTGCTCATTGTCAACTTCAAGTCACGGATGCCAAATATACGAGATGATCACATGTTGACCAAAGGCATTCACAGGACTGCATTTGTGAGCCGTGTAAGGAAGAAAGTTAAACCATAAAACAAGTCCTGATCCAAATCATTTCCCCCAAGATTCAGAAGCTTCACCTGtggtttatgtgtgtgttttaaagtgaaACACCATCACCCAGATTCCGCTCTGTGTACAGGGGCATTCATTTATACATTCCACCCTGAATCTGCCACCAGGCCTAACCACTTATCTGCTCTACAGGGAGCAGGCAGAACTTACCCCTGTTCCCTTCACATCCAAGGCCCCCCTTATCTTCTGTGGCTTTGggactctctgccacaggagatGACTTAGCAGGCAGGAGAGAAGGTGGCGCACTGGAGTCATCCCTCTCCTCTTCCGATTCTGCTTTGCGCTTGACTGCCGAAGTCTGTGGCTTGCTCTGTGTGGGAAGATGGGAAGGGACATGCAGAtccaagagaaggaaggaaataatTCTATCCCAGACACTAAATAGGCAGCAAAATGCTGCTAACCTCCATAGGCTGCATGCAAAGAGATGCAAGTGGACATCACACCACAGGGATCTGCTTCTTCTTCACGCTGCATTTCCTTGCACCCCCATTCCCCAAAAGCCATTCCTGAAGGTCTGGAACAGCATGGTAATAGTTTTGAGAATTCAAGTGACTGAAGGCAGAAAATAGGAAATGGAACTGCACCACAGTGGCTACGATCTACCAGGAAATTTTCCTACGGTGCCTTCATTAAATTAAACAAGAGCTGCAATGTTGTTCGAGTGCAGTAACTTTGTGGATTGGGGGGAAAGGCCTGATAATAGATGGAACCACTGGGTGAGCTGCAAATTATGATCTCCCAAGAAGTGCCATGAGAAAACCTTCCCAATTGCTTTACCACCTTCGAAAGATCCCTATCCAGAAGACGGCATTTCACAGCTCACCCACTGTCTTGTAAAAAAAGATTGGGAAATGCTACTTGGACACCACAGTCTACAGTCCATTCCTGGTAACCAAGGCTACTAGGGAGTCTGTGAAACAGGCAACATACAAATGCAGTCCACCAGTCACATAAAACAGCACACAAAAAGCTAAATAACCATCCTGTTTAGCTGCTTGCCTAGGTCACCAAATACGAGAGGATTGTAAAACAGCAAGGAAGCAGACCACCAACCAAACATGGCAGATAGACCATATGCTTTGCAGGCCTGACTGTACATGGTAAAGGGAATGACTCTCAGTTACTGGATAGCTAGGCTATGTCATACCCCAAAGCCACATGTGTGAGCAAGTGCGGATtttggcccccccccccaacattcctGACTGTACTTGTGAGGTAACTTACAGGTAACTGGACAGGCTGCACGTAGTAGGCAGATGTTTGTGCCTGAGCCATGACGGGAGAGGAAACCGTATTCTTCACCTGGGTCGTGCCCTGGACTTGGGCCACGTTGACCCCCGAAGTGAGCAGTGGAGGGGCTTCttgtagaggaggaggagaacaagtaGAAAAGGAGGCAGAAGAGGTCTGGGACAATGAGGATGCCGTGTGGGCCTGGGACACCGGCTGGACTACGGCTGGCAGGCCCCGGGTTGCCTGCACTGCTGTGTTCATCTGCGGAAGACCCAGTGCCTGAGCCTGGCCTGAACCTTGCTGGCGGCTGCCAACAACCTGCACTGGGATATGAGGTGGGGGCTGCTGGGACGCTGACATTTTGGCAGCCCCGAGCTGCGGAGACTTGAGGGGGGCTATGGGCGGCTTCGACTGAATGGGGACAGGCGTCTTAGCAGCTGCCTGGCAGAGGTTCTCCTGCTGGAGCTGCACCGGCTGAGGTTGTGACTGCAGCATGGGCTGGACGACAAGGGTCTGGGCTTGCTGTTGGCCCTGGAGGGGCGGGGCCTGCTGCTGAGCCTGCGCTGgaccctgctgctgctgggccaggggcggagcttgctgctgctgctgctgcgccagctGGAGGTGTGTGGCAGTGtgcaagagctgggactggcggTGCTGGAACTGCTGCTGGTGATGGATGGCGATTTGCTGCTGGATCACCACTTGCTTCTGGAGGTGgatctgttgttgctgctggatCAGCGAGTGAGGCTGGATTTGGGTATATGTGGCtgtaaagtattttaaaaaaacaacagtattATGACACACCATCGGGGTGCACACCGCTTTATAAAGCAATTTAGGCAAAAGAGGTCAGGTACCTACCAACCCCAAGAAAAACGGCAATCTTGGGCAAGGCCAGGAGCACAAGGGTAGGAGGCGAACAAAAGCAGTTGAATACACTTAAGAGTGGGGAGGGACGGTTGCTTAGTGGTGgagtgcatgcagaaagtccctgtCCCAAActctggcatttccaggaaaGGAACTAATGTAGTAGAGCTGAACAGGACCTCTGCCCAAGACCTTACAGAGCTACTGCATGCATCACAAAAGTGGCACCTGCAGGCACCCAAAGAGGTCTTCACTGACACTTACTCCTCTCCCTCTGCAACTGGATTTGAtggggaaagaagaaaacaaaacaaaacttttttcaaAGCCAACTGGTGCCTAGGGGTTTGGGAGGAGGCACACCGTTGTGAGGCATGTGTGGTGCCCATGACAGTTTCTCTGGAAATATGCCCAGAAGCCCAAAAGGGCTGGCGTCCCCACCAATACAAACTAGAAGGACAAGCAGAAGGCAGCTTTATATACGTCACATCTCAGTAATAAGCCATCAGTGCAAAATGAAGGAAGTGAATGAGAGTACACTTCTCCTCTCCAGGGCATATCGACTCCAAGCCAACTGCCCAACAAGAAGAAAGCAATGGGCTAAAATAGATTGCAGCCAATCTGCCCTGAGGCATCCAGCAAAGGGCTGTACAATTGTGAAGATGGTGAGCTTGGTTAAGGGGTACATGGATGAAGGTATCAGTCAAGTCACTGGAAGAGTCACCAGTAAGGAAAGCATGAACTGTCACCTACCAGAACTGATCAAGGTCTGGCTTGGGGCTGGTGTCGCTGTCCTGGTCAAGTTCATGCCTACAGTCTGTTGACCATTACCATCTGCTTCAgccttctttgctgctgcattttcTCCTTCTGTCTGACTTCCCTGGCTCACAGTCACTGCCTGGGCAGCAGAAGCCACCGGTAAAGGCTGAACTACACCAGTACCCTTCCTCTGGCAgctgccccctgggccggatgagGCTGCTTGGCTCAGCCCGGAGGTAGTGTGGCTCCCCACTGAagatgccacaaccccagagatgCCATTGCTTCCCGCTGCCCCTTGACTGAGATTAAGTGACTGGCCTAcattgccagaagcggcttgagTCACTGTCAAGGTCTGGCCAGCATGGGTGGCCTGGGGTAGTACTGAGGACTGGGAATTCCCGGATAAAACAGCCTTTGGAGCAGAAGCCTGGAGCTGTGCATTAGCTGCTGAGGTCTGCTGACTTCTGACAGCCAAATTCTGCACCTGGGAAAAAATGCAGAGAGacagatagaaaaagaaaaagagggagagagagagaaataaatgactcattagcttcaggttacaagaggCAGGGACCCCTGGTATCTACTCTGGCTTAACCAGCAGTAAAATCTGACCATGCTGAACAGCAGTTAGGAAGCTctttccacttttattttggtGCTGCACCCTTTGTCTTGCACCCAAAAATAAGTGTCACAAGGTACTACAGGGAGTGAGGAAtcaagcttttttattattttaaagggaTCAATCCTTTAAAATTGCAGCTCCTTTCTTCCCCATTTTCAGTAAAATTAAAGATCTCATGGCACTTTCTGTAAGGAGCTTAAAGAAAACCCATTTAACTCAACCCTGTGCAGTCACCCTCACTGTGTTGAAAGGCTGCTCCCTCAAACTGAaccttttatatttgttttatggttctcttttgTAAGCTATCTTGAAAATCTAggtttaaatacacattttcaaataattaaataaaaattaaaagaaaagaaacggaACCTTTTCTTTCTGCAACCCCTTGGTGCACAGCTTGATGCACACTAGGGCCTAACATATATTATTGCCTGTGTTTGGATACACTTTCTCCTAACGCACTTTTGGGATAAAAGATTACTTTTACCTAAAAACCGCTAATTGAGATAGAAAATAGAAGCAGAGAAGTTAGTTCCGAAATGTCTCTAAAGGCTCCAAGAAatgctggggaggaggaggaggagagggcaagaTATGTAACAAGCGGCAAGCCACAGTCAAAGCCTAAGCAACACTGAAGGTCCACAGAGGTCATTTCCCCTGTCTTGTCAAATTAGTCGTCGGCCTCCCCTTCCCCCCACTTTACCTGGAAAAACCCTCATCATGCAGAAACAGGCACCTCAGGTTTCTGGAGCCCCATCAAGTCTGATTGTTAAGTCTGGAGTACTTGTCAAGCGGCAAACAGCACATGTTCTTCGCATCAGGACGAGAATACAAGTGCATAACCAATCAATGGGGGATAACCAATCAATGCAAAAAAGTGCAGCTGACTAGCTAGCTTCAGTCAGCTGCAAGCATGAACCCAGGTTTTGAGAACTGGAAGGCCACTGGCTGAAGTGTGCAGGGACTGAATGGAACGGTGATGTTCTTCTCATGGGATGTTTGAGCCAGAGGGACACACCCGAGACTGGGGCAGGCCAGGCTGGTCATAGGAACCCCAGAAGAGGGTGTCACTGACCTGGTCTGTGTCTGTGTGGACCCCAGGAGAATGAGTGGGTGGTGCctcctgctgaacagcagccacgGCCCCGTTAGGCATCAGGATGAGCTGGGAGGTAAGAGGTACATTGCGGCCCAAGGTCCGGTTCACCTGCAACAGGTTCCCCAGCTGCGGCTGTTGAGGAGCGTTAGGTGGTGTGGAGATGGgaacagcaggagggagaaaaaggaggaaagaaagcgAACCACAAGCAAATAGGTTATCACGGTGCATGGGGCCTAGGGTCTCCGATAAGACAGTCATTCTGTCTCAGCATTTTCCTCCATCATGGCCACTTTGCAGGCGGTGGAAAGCAGGTTTATTATTTCCAAAAGCCAAACCACCTCCACCTCTCCATACTGGGCCAGCAGCATTGGGTGCCTATAGGTTTGTGTGGCAGATGTTAAGCGTGGAGTGAAGGGAATGAGGGACCCCTGCTAGCTTAGATCAACTGCAAAACTTGTTTTTTCCCATACTGAAAAGCTGTAACCAAGATAACTAAATATAATCTGAGGCCAAACAGATCAAAAGGAGTTTGCTATTTCACAGATATGCAACCAAAGTCAAGGATGGAAATGTGAGGAGGGGAGAGTACGAAGAAGTGTGTTTCTCATTTAGCCTAATTAAGAAGATGGCTTTCCGGAAACTCTTTAAAGAACAGAAGAGAAAGCATTAAAAGTCAGGGTATTTTAAATGGATGAAATGGAGTCGTATTTCAGATGAGCACTTTATTAAGGCTGCTTTAAAAGAGATCTGTTTTGTAATGCATTACATAAAATTGTACCAAGTGCCATGGGGTCTTTAAGATTCatggaaaataaaactgcaaatgACACTAAATATCCTCTGTCCCTGTAGTACATCTGCTGAATTGAGAATCAACCAACTGTTGAAGGGAACAGAGATTGCTAACTTTTGTCTGAGCACAAAATAGCAGACTGTATGAAAGCTGGAGATTCATCAGAGGGCTGCGAGGTATTTATGATGGGTGAAAGCAACACGTGTACAACTCTTACCCGAAGGTACATCTGAGCTTGTGACTGGTTAAGAGGTGGTGATGTGGTGTTACCAAGGAGCACCGATTGTGTCAAGGTGGTGGCACTAGGTGAACTCACACTCTGCGAACGGCTGATTAACTGTGCAGCTGATGTGGTAGCCAAATTAATCTGTAAAGTGAAAAGTTGGTGTGGAGGGAGGGGGTAGAGGAAAAGTAATATTAACAGAATCTAAGCTAGAAACAATTTCAAAGAAAGTGTGGCTGAATTCCAGCAATACGACTGGAACAAGGCCCACCAGCCACTTTTAACTCCTTATTTTATGCTCCCCTCCCAAACCCACCTTGTTAAGAGCCCAGAAATTATCTGAAAGAAAAGTGTGTGGGGAACACAACCCACTCTTTTTAGCAGCCCTACCAGGCTATGTGAAAAGGAGCAGGGgagcagcagctgctctccaaaacCTCTTTGCTCAAATTATTCTCAGAACTTCAGCAACTGTAAGAACATAACAATGGACTTGCAAACAATGACCATTCGATTATGATTTCTGCACCAGAAGGACTAAATAAAAGCAGCATATGCAGTTTTATTATCAACAAGCGACAAGTGCTTGACACAGCCCTCTTCTGCAGATGCTAATGTTCCCCTTTCATTCAGTTATCATTAGGAAGGAATATCCCCTCTAGGGATGCTGCTCAGTCTTCTCACTTGCAAATAAGGAACTCCCGTTCTCTTTGTCCACCCTAactagtcatacctcatgttacatttgcttcaggttgcgcgttttcaggttgcgtcctgcggcgacccggaagtaccagaaagggttacttccaggtttcgccacttgcgtatgcgcagacgtgcaaaatgacatcacgcgcatgcacagaagcggcgaatcgcgacccgcgcatgcgcagacccgggttgcattcttttcaggttgtgaatgggcctccggaacggatcccgttcacaaccagaggtaccactgtactctcctcCACCAATACTAGCAAACATTCTCTCTTGGTTCTAAATTGCCAAACTCAACACTGAAGTTACCCATCCATAGCCAACTAATTCTCCAAGAAAATAGACATCGGATGGCTAATCATTTGAGGGCAAGTTAGCTGCTTACCGAAGCCTGTGTAGTAGCTGTCTGTTGAGAAGTGCTTGTGTTTGGAGAGCTCGCCTGTCGGCTCGCTGCAATTGTAGCCTGTAAGAAACATTATATATTCTTCCAAAACCAAGATTTAGCCAAGGGCCCCATTATTCCCATGTTTTCTGGTCCTCAAAAGGTAAAGCACAACAAAATGGTCATTAACATCTGCCTCGTGTTTATTTCTCCAGCTTAGTTGAAATGCAGCCTCTAtaccaggggtggctaaccttttcctctccatatgttgctggactacaattcccatcttctctGGTTATTGCTCATATTGCTTGGAGCTTATGGGAATTGTACTGCATCTGCAGGGCCAATGGTAAGCCACCTCAACCCTTCAATTAATGTAATTAAACTTGCCCCTCCACAATGCTCCCCAGCAAAGAGCAAAAGAAATGAGGAATTAACCTATCATCAGTACATACTCTCTCTTCAATCAGACAAATAACCAGAGATCTTAATTCTGTTTCACCAGTGTAGGCTGAAGCTACCATTTATTTAGATGCTTTGAGCAAATTGTTGGTATTTCTAGATGTGAGGGAGTTGGGAGTACAGTTTGTGATGCGCAAGACAAGACCTTTACTCTGCTGtaaaagcattttgaaagcaaTGTAGCCATTGCTAAGACAATGGCAGGTGCTGGGCAAGACCTGTTACATGGGCCTGTAGCAGAAGGGAAGTATTTTCATCACAAGCTACAACCGACAGCTACACCTGCTGTGTCAGAATAGGCATTTATCAGACATAGAAGAAACACCTACTCAGGCTCACATCTACAACACTAAGTCAAGTTGTTTCAAAACCTCTCAGGGAAATGTGGAACAGACTTAAGATCATTTTCAACACACGTCATCTAAATTATTATCACCTTCCCCAACTCTTACGTGTCAGGAACAGAACAGTTAACAATATaaaagggaggaaaaggaaaatgatCTAAATGAGGACTATTTTAAattcaagtttgtttgtttttaagcggGGATGACAGAGGGGGGCAAACAGAAACAAATAACAAAAGTTTGCAAAATGCCCTGCTTCATGACTCGTGTAGAGTATGAACGGAAACATAGTTTGTAAATTATAAGGAAGGTCTGCAGCTACTGGGTACATCGCTTTCCACACTGCACCTTCCTGCAGGATCTCTCCTGGCAAGAGCCATGCCACCAAATGTAAGGGGTGAAAGCGAACTTTTGTCTTTAACTGAAATTGTGTCCCAGAACCAACCTGGAGTGCTACACCTTGTAGTGAACTAGCTGGTAGATAGAAAGTGAAGTGGGCAGGGCAGGCTTACATGCGCTCCGCCAACACATGGGATGACCCAGAATGCAATCCCCacacaaatggggagttgcctgtactggAAAACCTGTACCAATAAGCTCTTAAAGAGGCAAGAGTTAATAAGCATTTTTTTCCCAGAGCAGAACAATCAGTGTCCACTAAGTCCATTACTATGAAAGTACAACGTTCTTTTCCCATCCTTTGAGATTCCCTCCTTGGGCCCTATCCATCCAAAACCTCATTTGTTTATTCCAAACTAGGTGTCTCACTCTTCCCCGTTTTAGGTAACTCCTGTCTTTTGAACAGTCTGTCTCACCTGCTGGACTGCAGCCAGACTGTGTAACTGAGCACT
This portion of the Podarcis raffonei isolate rPodRaf1 chromosome 17, rPodRaf1.pri, whole genome shotgun sequence genome encodes:
- the PHC1 gene encoding polyhomeotic-like protein 1 isoform X2, producing the protein METESEQNSNSASGSSSSGGSTRPQISQMTLYERQAVQALQALQRQPNAAQYFHQFMLQQQLNSAQLHSLAAVQQATIAASRQASSPNTSTSQQTATTQASINLATTSAAQLISRSQSVSSPSATTLTQSVLLGNTTSPPLNQSQAQMYLRPQLGNLLQVNRTLGRNVPLTSQLILMPNGAVAAVQQEAPPTHSPGVHTDTDQNLAVRSQQTSAANAQLQASAPKAVLSGNSQSSVLPQATHAGQTLTVTQAASGNVGQSLNLSQGAAGSNGISGVVASSVGSHTTSGLSQAASSGPGGSCQRKGTGVVQPLPVASAAQAVTVSQGSQTEGENAAAKKAEADGNGQQTVGMNLTRTATPAPSQTLISSATYTQIQPHSLIQQQQQIHLQKQVVIQQQIAIHHQQQFQHRQSQLLHTATHLQLAQQQQQQAPPLAQQQQGPAQAQQQAPPLQGQQQAQTLVVQPMLQSQPQPVQLQQENLCQAAAKTPVPIQSKPPIAPLKSPQLGAAKMSASQQPPPHIPVQVVGSRQQGSGQAQALGLPQMNTAVQATRGLPAVVQPVSQAHTASSLSQTSSASFSTCSPPPLQEAPPLLTSGVNVAQVQGTTQVKNTVSSPVMAQAQTSAYYVQPVQLPSKPQTSAVKRKAESEEERDDSSAPPSLLPAKSSPVAESPKATEDKGGLGCEGNREKSESLPSASPNAPPSDSSSVTPTAAPMPTLAMLSRQTGDSKPPQAIVKPQILTHIIEGFVIQEGAEPFPVSCSQLLKEFEKPLQGGVPTRQTENQPSNSPGGESIAAEQDKKGNLLKCEFCGKYGPANQFRGSKRFCSVTCAKRYNVGCSHQLRLQRKKMKELQEANYARRRRGPRRSSSEIARAKIQGKRHRGQEDSSRGSDNSSYDEALSPTSPGPLSVRASHGERDLASSNMSQPTPDLHGINPVFLSSNPSRWSVEEVYEFIASLQGCQEIAEEFRSQEIDGQALLLLKEEHLMSAMNIKLGPALKICAKINILKET
- the PHC1 gene encoding polyhomeotic-like protein 1 isoform X1; amino-acid sequence: METESEQNSNSASGSSSSGGSTRPQISQMTLYERQAVQALQALQRQPNAAQYFHQFMLQQQLNSAQLHSLAAVQQATIAASRQASSPNTSTSQQTATTQASINLATTSAAQLISRSQSVSSPSATTLTQSVLLGNTTSPPLNQSQAQMYLRPQLGNLLQVNRTLGRNVPLTSQLILMPNGAVAAVQQEAPPTHSPGVHTDTDQVQNLAVRSQQTSAANAQLQASAPKAVLSGNSQSSVLPQATHAGQTLTVTQAASGNVGQSLNLSQGAAGSNGISGVVASSVGSHTTSGLSQAASSGPGGSCQRKGTGVVQPLPVASAAQAVTVSQGSQTEGENAAAKKAEADGNGQQTVGMNLTRTATPAPSQTLISSATYTQIQPHSLIQQQQQIHLQKQVVIQQQIAIHHQQQFQHRQSQLLHTATHLQLAQQQQQQAPPLAQQQQGPAQAQQQAPPLQGQQQAQTLVVQPMLQSQPQPVQLQQENLCQAAAKTPVPIQSKPPIAPLKSPQLGAAKMSASQQPPPHIPVQVVGSRQQGSGQAQALGLPQMNTAVQATRGLPAVVQPVSQAHTASSLSQTSSASFSTCSPPPLQEAPPLLTSGVNVAQVQGTTQVKNTVSSPVMAQAQTSAYYVQPVQLPSKPQTSAVKRKAESEEERDDSSAPPSLLPAKSSPVAESPKATEDKGGLGCEGNREKSESLPSASPNAPPSDSSSVTPTAAPMPTLAMLSRQTGDSKPPQAIVKPQILTHIIEGFVIQEGAEPFPVSCSQLLKEFEKPLQGGVPTRQTENQPSNSPGGESIAAEQDKKGNLLKCEFCGKYGPANQFRGSKRFCSVTCAKRYNVGCSHQLRLQRKKMKELQEANYARRRRGPRRSSSEIARAKIQGKRHRGQEDSSRGSDNSSYDEALSPTSPGPLSVRASHGERDLASSNMSQPTPDLHGINPVFLSSNPSRWSVEEVYEFIASLQGCQEIAEEFRSQEIDGQALLLLKEEHLMSAMNIKLGPALKICAKINILKET
- the PHC1 gene encoding polyhomeotic-like protein 1 isoform X4; this encodes METESEQNSNSASGSSSSGGSTRPQISQMTLYERQAVQALQALQRQPNAAQYFHQFMLQQQLNSAQLHSLAAVQQINLATTSAAQLISRSQSVSSPSATTLTQSVLLGNTTSPPLNQSQAQMYLRPQLGNLLQVNRTLGRNVPLTSQLILMPNGAVAAVQQEAPPTHSPGVHTDTDQVQNLAVRSQQTSAANAQLQASAPKAVLSGNSQSSVLPQATHAGQTLTVTQAASGNVGQSLNLSQGAAGSNGISGVVASSVGSHTTSGLSQAASSGPGGSCQRKGTGVVQPLPVASAAQAVTVSQGSQTEGENAAAKKAEADGNGQQTVGMNLTRTATPAPSQTLISSATYTQIQPHSLIQQQQQIHLQKQVVIQQQIAIHHQQQFQHRQSQLLHTATHLQLAQQQQQQAPPLAQQQQGPAQAQQQAPPLQGQQQAQTLVVQPMLQSQPQPVQLQQENLCQAAAKTPVPIQSKPPIAPLKSPQLGAAKMSASQQPPPHIPVQVVGSRQQGSGQAQALGLPQMNTAVQATRGLPAVVQPVSQAHTASSLSQTSSASFSTCSPPPLQEAPPLLTSGVNVAQVQGTTQVKNTVSSPVMAQAQTSAYYVQPVQLPSKPQTSAVKRKAESEEERDDSSAPPSLLPAKSSPVAESPKATEDKGGLGCEGNREKSESLPSASPNAPPSDSSSVTPTAAPMPTLAMLSRQTGDSKPPQAIVKPQILTHIIEGFVIQEGAEPFPVSCSQLLKEFEKPLQGGVPTRQTENQPSNSPGGESIAAEQDKKGNLLKCEFCGKYGPANQFRGSKRFCSVTCAKRYNVGCSHQLRLQRKKMKELQEANYARRRRGPRRSSSEIARAKIQGKRHRGQEDSSRGSDNSSYDEALSPTSPGPLSVRASHGERDLASSNMSQPTPDLHGINPVFLSSNPSRWSVEEVYEFIASLQGCQEIAEEFRSQEIDGQALLLLKEEHLMSAMNIKLGPALKICAKINILKET
- the PHC1 gene encoding polyhomeotic-like protein 1 isoform X3 yields the protein METESEQNSNSASGSSSSGGSTRPQISQMTLYERQAVQALQALQRQPNAAQYFHQFMLQQQLNSAQLHSLAAVQQATIAASRQASSPNTSTSQQTATTQASINLATTSAAQLISRSQSVSSPSATTLTQSVLLGNTTSPPLNQSQAQMYLRPQLGNLLQVNRTLGRNVPLTSQLILMPNGAVAAVQQEAPPTHSPGVHTDTDQVQNLAVRSQQTSAANAQLQASAPKAVLSGNSQSSVLPQATHAGQTLTVTQAASGNVGQSLNLSQGAAGSNGISGVVASSVGSHTTSGLSQAASSGPGGSCQRKGTGVVQPLPVASAAQAVTVSQGSQTEGENAAAKKAEADGNGQQTVGMNLTRTATPAPSQTLISSATYTQIQPHSLIQQQQQIHLQKQVVIQQQIAIHHQQQFQHRQSQLLHTATHLQLAQQQQQQAPPLAQQQQGPAQAQQQAPPLQGQQQAQTLVVQPMLQSQPQPVQLQQENLCQAAAKTPVPIQSKPPIAPLKSPQLGAAKMSASQQPPPHIPVQVVGSRQQGSGQAQALGLPQMNTAVQATRGLPAVVQPVSQAHTASSLSQTSSASFSTCSPPPLQEAPPLLTSGVNVAQVQGTTQVKNTVSSPVMAQAQTSAYYVQPVQLPSKPQTSAVKRKAESEEERDDSSAPPSLLPAKSSPVAESPKATEDKGGLGCEGNRAAPMPTLAMLSRQTGDSKPPQAIVKPQILTHIIEGFVIQEGAEPFPVSCSQLLKEFEKPLQGGVPTRQTENQPSNSPGGESIAAEQDKKGNLLKCEFCGKYGPANQFRGSKRFCSVTCAKRYNVGCSHQLRLQRKKMKELQEANYARRRRGPRRSSSEIARAKIQGKRHRGQEDSSRGSDNSSYDEALSPTSPGPLSVRASHGERDLASSNMSQPTPDLHGINPVFLSSNPSRWSVEEVYEFIASLQGCQEIAEEFRSQEIDGQALLLLKEEHLMSAMNIKLGPALKICAKINILKET
- the PHC1 gene encoding polyhomeotic-like protein 1 isoform X6, which translates into the protein METESEQNSNSASGSSSSGGSTRPQISQMTLYERQAVQALQALQRQPNAAQYFHQFMLQQQLNSAQLHSLAAVQQATIAASRQASSPNTSTSQQTATTQASINLATTSAAQLISRSQSVSSPSATTLTQSVLLGNTTSPPLNQSQAQMYLRNLAVRSQQTSAANAQLQASAPKAVLSGNSQSSVLPQATHAGQTLTVTQAASGNVGQSLNLSQGAAGSNGISGVVASSVGSHTTSGLSQAASSGPGGSCQRKGTGVVQPLPVASAAQAVTVSQGSQTEGENAAAKKAEADGNGQQTVGMNLTRTATPAPSQTLISSATYTQIQPHSLIQQQQQIHLQKQVVIQQQIAIHHQQQFQHRQSQLLHTATHLQLAQQQQQQAPPLAQQQQGPAQAQQQAPPLQGQQQAQTLVVQPMLQSQPQPVQLQQENLCQAAAKTPVPIQSKPPIAPLKSPQLGAAKMSASQQPPPHIPVQVVGSRQQGSGQAQALGLPQMNTAVQATRGLPAVVQPVSQAHTASSLSQTSSASFSTCSPPPLQEAPPLLTSGVNVAQVQGTTQVKNTVSSPVMAQAQTSAYYVQPVQLPSKPQTSAVKRKAESEEERDDSSAPPSLLPAKSSPVAESPKATEDKGGLGCEGNREKSESLPSASPNAPPSDSSSVTPTAAPMPTLAMLSRQTGDSKPPQAIVKPQILTHIIEGFVIQEGAEPFPVSCSQLLKEFEKPLQGGVPTRQTENQPSNSPGGESIAAEQDKKGNLLKCEFCGKYGPANQFRGSKRFCSVTCAKRYNVGCSHQLRLQRKKMKELQEANYARRRRGPRRSSSEIARAKIQGKRHRGQEDSSRGSDNSSYDEALSPTSPGPLSVRASHGERDLASSNMSQPTPDLHGINPVFLSSNPSRWSVEEVYEFIASLQGCQEIAEEFRSQEIDGQALLLLKEEHLMSAMNIKLGPALKICAKINILKET
- the PHC1 gene encoding polyhomeotic-like protein 1 isoform X5, with translation METESEQNSNSASGSSSSGGSTRPQISQMTLYERQAVQALQALQRQPNAAQYFHQFMLQQQLNSAQLHSLAAVQQATIAASRQASSPNTSTSQQTATTQASINLATTSAAQLISRSQSVSSPSATTLTQSVLLGNTTSPPLNQSQAQMYLRVQNLAVRSQQTSAANAQLQASAPKAVLSGNSQSSVLPQATHAGQTLTVTQAASGNVGQSLNLSQGAAGSNGISGVVASSVGSHTTSGLSQAASSGPGGSCQRKGTGVVQPLPVASAAQAVTVSQGSQTEGENAAAKKAEADGNGQQTVGMNLTRTATPAPSQTLISSATYTQIQPHSLIQQQQQIHLQKQVVIQQQIAIHHQQQFQHRQSQLLHTATHLQLAQQQQQQAPPLAQQQQGPAQAQQQAPPLQGQQQAQTLVVQPMLQSQPQPVQLQQENLCQAAAKTPVPIQSKPPIAPLKSPQLGAAKMSASQQPPPHIPVQVVGSRQQGSGQAQALGLPQMNTAVQATRGLPAVVQPVSQAHTASSLSQTSSASFSTCSPPPLQEAPPLLTSGVNVAQVQGTTQVKNTVSSPVMAQAQTSAYYVQPVQLPSKPQTSAVKRKAESEEERDDSSAPPSLLPAKSSPVAESPKATEDKGGLGCEGNREKSESLPSASPNAPPSDSSSVTPTAAPMPTLAMLSRQTGDSKPPQAIVKPQILTHIIEGFVIQEGAEPFPVSCSQLLKEFEKPLQGGVPTRQTENQPSNSPGGESIAAEQDKKGNLLKCEFCGKYGPANQFRGSKRFCSVTCAKRYNVGCSHQLRLQRKKMKELQEANYARRRRGPRRSSSEIARAKIQGKRHRGQEDSSRGSDNSSYDEALSPTSPGPLSVRASHGERDLASSNMSQPTPDLHGINPVFLSSNPSRWSVEEVYEFIASLQGCQEIAEEFRSQEIDGQALLLLKEEHLMSAMNIKLGPALKICAKINILKET